The Lysobacter sp. genome includes a window with the following:
- the psd gene encoding phosphatidylserine decarboxylase (Phosphatidylserine decarboxylase is synthesized as a single chain precursor. Generation of the pyruvoyl active site from a Ser is coupled to cleavage of a Gly-Ser bond between the larger (beta) and smaller (alpha chains). It is an integral membrane protein.), translating into MGLITTLTYVLPHRWMSSAARRLAYSRNPAIKQWLIDTVTRKFKVDLDEAAEPDPRAYPTFNAFFTRALKPDARTPDADPRALLMPADGHISQCGDIVEGRIFQAKGQSFTVAELLGDEAAAAPFADGVFATVYLSPRDYHRVHMPWAGTLRETVHVPGRLFSVGTDAVKSVPRLFARNERLVCHFDTDFGPMCQVMVGALLVSGVETVWSGVEIPAYGDRITRKDWRGQNIALDRFAEMARFNYGSTVIVLLPKGVAKLPDILKPETPVRLGQTLASVN; encoded by the coding sequence GTGGGGCTGATCACGACTCTCACCTACGTCCTCCCGCATCGATGGATGTCTTCGGCGGCACGCCGGCTGGCGTATTCGCGCAATCCGGCCATCAAGCAGTGGCTGATCGATACCGTGACCCGCAAGTTCAAGGTCGATCTGGATGAAGCCGCGGAACCCGACCCCCGCGCCTATCCGACCTTCAACGCCTTCTTTACGCGCGCACTCAAACCGGACGCGCGCACGCCCGACGCCGATCCGCGCGCGCTGTTGATGCCGGCAGACGGCCATATCAGCCAGTGCGGCGACATCGTCGAAGGCCGGATCTTCCAGGCCAAGGGCCAATCCTTCACGGTCGCCGAACTACTGGGCGACGAAGCCGCCGCCGCGCCGTTCGCCGACGGCGTCTTCGCGACCGTCTATCTCTCGCCGCGCGACTACCACCGCGTGCACATGCCCTGGGCCGGCACGCTGCGCGAAACCGTGCACGTCCCGGGCCGGCTGTTCAGCGTCGGCACCGATGCGGTGAAATCGGTGCCGCGACTGTTCGCACGCAACGAACGCCTCGTCTGCCATTTCGATACCGACTTCGGCCCGATGTGCCAGGTGATGGTCGGCGCCCTGCTGGTCTCGGGCGTGGAAACCGTATGGAGCGGCGTCGAGATCCCGGCCTACGGCGACCGCATCACCCGCAAGGACTGGCGCGGCCAGAACATCGCGCTGGACCGCTTCGCCGAGATGGCGCGCTTCAACTACGGCTCTACCGTCATCGTGCTGCTGCCCAAGGGCGTGGCGAAACTGCCGGACATCCTGAAACCCGAAACGCCGGTGCGACTCGGGCAAACGCTGGCGAGCGTGAACTGA
- a CDS encoding phosphoribosylanthranilate isomerase — protein MHDLRRTRIKFCGLTRAEDVAVACALGVDAIGFVFAERSKRRLSPQAAAALREELQPFVDTVALFMDNDADTVRDSVAMVRPTLLQFHGGEDDAFCAGFGLPYLKAIAMGGDAGIDADTDAASLLRRYPRAAGFLFDSNASGQAGGSGHTFDWSRIPADCPRPYLLAGGLNPDNVFEAIRATGCWGVDVSSGIETAPGVKNHERMRRFVAEVGRADGIL, from the coding sequence ATGCATGACCTGCGTCGCACCCGGATCAAATTCTGCGGACTGACACGCGCCGAAGACGTGGCCGTGGCTTGCGCGCTCGGTGTCGACGCCATCGGATTCGTGTTCGCCGAACGCAGCAAGCGCCGGTTGTCGCCGCAAGCTGCCGCCGCGCTCCGCGAGGAACTGCAGCCGTTCGTCGACACGGTCGCGCTGTTCATGGACAACGATGCCGACACCGTGCGCGACAGCGTCGCGATGGTGCGACCGACCTTGCTGCAGTTCCATGGTGGCGAGGACGATGCGTTCTGCGCCGGTTTCGGCCTGCCCTACCTGAAAGCGATCGCCATGGGCGGCGATGCAGGTATCGATGCCGATACCGATGCTGCTTCGCTGCTGCGCCGCTACCCGCGTGCGGCGGGCTTCCTGTTCGACAGCAACGCCAGCGGCCAGGCCGGTGGCAGCGGCCACACGTTCGACTGGTCGCGCATCCCTGCGGACTGCCCGCGACCGTATCTGCTTGCCGGTGGATTGAATCCGGACAACGTGTTCGAGGCGATCCGCGCCACCGGCTGCTGGGGCGTCGATGTCTCCAGCGGCATCGAAACCGCGCCCGGCGTCAAGAATCATGAGCGGATGCGGCGATTCGTGGCGGAAGTCGGGCGCGCAGACGGTATCCTGTGA
- the trpB gene encoding tryptophan synthase subunit beta gives MLDTHTDYNAFPNAEGHFDRFGGRFVAETLIGPLQELAAAYDTARVDPAFIAEFDRDLKHYVGRPSPIYHAERLSAKVGGARILLKREDLNHTGAHKINNTIGQALLASRMGKPRIIAETGAGQHGVASATVAARLGLECVVYMGATDIERQKINVYRMKLLGATVVPVTSGSATLKDALNEAMRDWVTNVHDTFYIIGTVAGPDPYPRMVRDFNAVVGREARAQMLADYGRLPDVITACVGGGSNAIGIFHAFLNDAGVRLVGAEAAGEGIDTGHHAASLAAGRPGVLHGNRTYVLCDDDGQIIETHSISAGLDYPGVGPEHAFLKDRGRADYLGITDDEAMEAFHLLARTEGILPALESAHAIAQAMKLARELPKDGLVLCNLSGRGDKDVHTVAAREGIIF, from the coding sequence ATGCTCGACACGCACACCGACTACAACGCCTTTCCGAACGCCGAGGGGCACTTCGACCGTTTCGGCGGACGCTTCGTCGCCGAGACCCTGATCGGCCCGCTGCAGGAATTGGCGGCGGCTTACGACACGGCCCGGGTCGATCCGGCATTCATCGCCGAGTTCGATCGCGATCTCAAGCACTACGTCGGTCGCCCCAGCCCGATCTACCACGCCGAACGGCTGAGCGCGAAAGTCGGCGGTGCGCGCATCCTGCTCAAGCGCGAAGACCTGAACCACACCGGCGCGCACAAGATCAACAACACCATCGGCCAGGCGCTGCTCGCCAGCCGCATGGGCAAGCCGCGGATCATCGCCGAAACCGGCGCCGGCCAGCACGGCGTGGCTTCGGCCACGGTCGCCGCGCGCCTCGGGCTGGAATGCGTCGTGTACATGGGCGCGACCGACATCGAACGCCAGAAGATCAACGTCTACCGGATGAAGCTGCTCGGTGCGACCGTCGTGCCTGTCACCAGCGGATCGGCCACGCTCAAGGACGCGTTGAACGAAGCGATGCGCGACTGGGTGACGAACGTGCACGACACGTTCTACATCATCGGCACCGTCGCTGGCCCCGACCCGTACCCGCGCATGGTCCGCGACTTCAACGCCGTGGTCGGCCGCGAAGCGCGCGCGCAGATGCTGGCCGATTACGGCCGACTGCCCGATGTGATCACCGCCTGCGTCGGCGGCGGCAGCAACGCGATCGGTATCTTCCACGCCTTCCTCAACGATGCCGGCGTGCGCCTGGTCGGCGCAGAAGCGGCGGGCGAGGGCATCGACACCGGTCACCACGCCGCGTCGCTGGCGGCAGGCCGTCCCGGCGTGCTCCACGGCAACCGCACCTACGTGCTGTGCGACGACGATGGCCAGATCATCGAAACCCACTCGATCTCGGCCGGCCTCGACTATCCCGGCGTCGGCCCCGAGCATGCGTTCCTGAAGGATCGCGGTCGCGCCGATTATCTCGGCATCACCGACGACGAGGCGATGGAAGCTTTTCATCTGCTTGCGCGCACCGAGGGCATCCTGCCGGCGCTCGAATCCGCCCATGCCATCGCCCAGGCGATGAAGCTCGCCCGCGAATTGCCGAAGGACGGGCTGGTGCTGTGCAATCTGTCCGGTCGCGGCGACAAGGACGTGCATACGGTCGCAGCGCGCGAAGGCATCATCTTCTGA
- the aroC gene encoding chorismate synthase, protein MRAIPRCVRLRHRHPPVCSEAGRVSNSFGQLLRVTTFGESHGPAIGCVIDGCPPGLAISEEAFAQDLQRRATGRTRHTSQRHETDAVEILSGVYEGRTTGTPIALLIRNTDARSKDYSDIAAQFRPAHADYTYWQKYGHRDPRGGGRSSARETTMRVAAAVIAKQWLAERYGVTVRGHLSQLGEVLPDHALGAFDWSAVEDNPFFWPVAAQVPALETYMDALRKSGDSVGARVTVVADGVPPGWGEPVYGKLDGDLAAAMMSINAVKGVEIGDGFAAVAQKGSFHRDGMSREGFLSNHAGGILGGISSGQQVVCSVAFKPTSSLRLPGRGMNVLGEEVEVITTGRHDPCVGIRATPICEAMMALVLMDQALRHRAQCGDVGEISPRIPATAKADEKR, encoded by the coding sequence ATGCGCGCGATCCCGCGCTGCGTACGCCTCCGGCACCGGCATCCGCCGGTTTGTTCTGAGGCCGGCCGCGTGAGCAACAGTTTCGGTCAACTGCTCCGCGTCACCACCTTCGGTGAATCGCATGGGCCGGCGATCGGCTGCGTGATCGACGGCTGCCCGCCGGGTCTGGCGATCTCGGAAGAAGCATTCGCGCAGGATTTGCAGCGTCGCGCCACCGGGCGCACGCGACACACTTCGCAGCGGCATGAAACCGATGCGGTCGAAATCCTCAGCGGCGTGTACGAAGGTCGTACCACGGGCACGCCGATCGCACTGCTGATCCGCAATACCGATGCGCGCAGCAAGGACTACAGCGACATCGCCGCGCAGTTCCGCCCGGCGCACGCCGATTACACCTACTGGCAGAAATACGGCCATCGCGATCCGCGCGGTGGCGGGCGCAGCAGCGCGCGCGAAACCACGATGCGCGTGGCCGCTGCCGTGATCGCCAAGCAATGGCTGGCCGAGCGCTACGGCGTGACCGTGCGCGGCCATCTGTCGCAGCTCGGTGAGGTGTTGCCGGATCACGCGCTGGGCGCGTTCGACTGGAGCGCGGTCGAGGACAACCCGTTCTTCTGGCCGGTCGCCGCACAGGTGCCGGCGCTCGAAACCTACATGGATGCGCTGCGCAAGTCCGGCGATTCGGTTGGCGCGCGCGTCACCGTGGTCGCGGATGGCGTGCCGCCGGGTTGGGGCGAGCCGGTCTACGGCAAGCTCGATGGCGATCTGGCCGCAGCGATGATGTCGATCAACGCGGTCAAGGGCGTGGAGATCGGTGATGGTTTCGCAGCCGTCGCGCAGAAAGGCAGCTTCCATCGCGATGGGATGAGCCGCGAGGGTTTTCTGTCGAATCACGCCGGCGGCATTCTCGGTGGGATCAGCAGCGGCCAGCAGGTGGTGTGTTCGGTGGCGTTCAAGCCCACGTCGAGCCTGCGCCTGCCGGGACGCGGCATGAACGTGCTGGGCGAGGAGGTCGAAGTGATCACCACTGGTCGCCACGACCCCTGCGTGGGTATCCGCGCGACGCCGATCTGCGAAGCGATGATGGCGCTGGTGCTGATGGATCAGGCGCTCCGCCATCGCGCGCAATGCGGCGATGTCGGCGAGATTTCGCCGCGAATTCCCGCGACCGCGAAAGCGGACGAAAAACGATAG
- a CDS encoding DUF2939 domain-containing protein — protein MNRIARLAIVALGVAFCVWMYFAPHLTVRSMRLAAERGDAEALAAHIDFPALRESVKRQLADAMGERIGGSDGADAFGELGARLATAIADPMIDAMLSPQALSMMFTGGGLALDGLATAGIRNADGNRESSRHLPQWQAEMRYEDFNTFAVRLHPDDDAIPPSTLIFKREKLLLWKLSGIEMAAF, from the coding sequence ATGAACCGGATCGCCCGACTCGCCATCGTCGCCCTCGGCGTCGCGTTCTGCGTGTGGATGTATTTCGCGCCGCATCTCACCGTGCGCTCGATGCGTCTGGCTGCAGAGCGCGGCGACGCTGAAGCCTTGGCCGCTCATATCGATTTCCCGGCACTGCGCGAAAGCGTCAAACGCCAGCTTGCCGACGCCATGGGCGAACGCATCGGCGGTAGCGATGGCGCCGACGCATTCGGTGAGCTGGGCGCCCGCCTGGCGACCGCGATCGCAGACCCGATGATCGATGCGATGTTGTCGCCACAGGCGCTGTCGATGATGTTCACGGGAGGCGGGCTCGCCCTCGACGGATTGGCGACCGCCGGCATCCGCAATGCGGACGGCAACCGCGAGAGCAGCAGGCATCTACCGCAATGGCAGGCCGAAATGCGCTACGAGGACTTCAATACGTTCGCGGTCAGGCTCCATCCCGACGACGATGCCATCCCGCCTTCGACCTTGATCTTCAAACGCGAGAAACTTCTGTTGTGGAAGTTGTCGGGCATCGAGATGGCCGCCTTCTGA
- a CDS encoding SCO family protein, whose amino-acid sequence MFNRTTLLILLVALATGAGLWAAEYFLGSRTAAGPELQTVRLLTTPRELPGFTLRQSDRTQMVPGELHGHWTLVFIGFTYCPDVCPTTLGELAQAQARWAALPETTRPRVLFVSVDPERDSIEKLGEYAHGFHKDTLAATADLPTLEAFAKSLSLVFAKVPLGKDAPPDQYTIDHSAAVVVLDPQGRMAGVIQPPLKPKAIAEDLIALTGAGK is encoded by the coding sequence ATGTTCAACCGCACCACTCTCCTGATCCTGCTGGTCGCGCTGGCGACCGGCGCCGGGCTCTGGGCCGCCGAATACTTTCTCGGCAGCCGTACCGCCGCAGGCCCCGAGCTGCAGACCGTCCGCCTGCTGACGACTCCGCGCGAGCTGCCGGGATTCACGCTGCGGCAGTCGGATCGGACCCAAATGGTCCCGGGCGAGCTGCACGGACACTGGACACTGGTCTTCATCGGCTTCACCTACTGCCCGGACGTGTGCCCGACGACGCTCGGCGAACTGGCGCAGGCGCAGGCGCGCTGGGCGGCGCTGCCGGAAACCACGCGACCGCGGGTCCTGTTCGTCTCGGTGGATCCGGAGCGCGATTCGATCGAGAAGCTCGGCGAATACGCCCATGGCTTCCACAAGGACACCCTCGCCGCCACCGCCGACCTGCCGACGCTGGAGGCATTCGCGAAATCGCTGTCGCTGGTGTTCGCCAAAGTACCGCTGGGCAAGGATGCCCCGCCCGATCAGTACACCATCGACCATTCCGCCGCCGTGGTGGTGCTGGACCCGCAGGGCCGGATGGCCGGTGTGATCCAGCCGCCGCTGAAGCCCAAGGCCATCGCCGAGGACCTGATCGCGCTCACCGGGGCAGGCAAATAA
- the truA gene encoding tRNA pseudouridine(38-40) synthase TruA, giving the protein MRYALGVEYDGSNFKGWQRLTPYGQEGGPRTLQVTLEDALSGVASHPVEVTCAGRTDAGVHAECQVVNFDSDARRDPRAWVLGTTTRLPPAMRVRWCVPVSDEFNARFSARARRYRYRLLNHQVRPALGRQYLAWERRRLDADAMHRAAQSLLGEQDFTTFRTVHCQASHPRRHLQFIEVVREGDIVTVTVQANAFLHHMVRNIVGSLLMIGAGERPETWMTELLAARDRSVAGPTAFAQGLVLIGPRYPREWPLPEEVLLDA; this is encoded by the coding sequence ATGCGATATGCCCTTGGCGTCGAATACGACGGCAGCAATTTCAAAGGATGGCAGCGGCTCACGCCTTACGGCCAGGAAGGCGGGCCGCGCACGCTGCAGGTCACGCTGGAAGACGCCCTGTCGGGCGTCGCCAGCCACCCGGTTGAAGTGACCTGCGCCGGGCGTACCGACGCGGGCGTGCACGCCGAATGCCAGGTGGTGAATTTCGACAGCGATGCGCGGCGCGATCCGCGCGCGTGGGTCCTGGGCACGACCACGCGTCTGCCGCCCGCGATGCGCGTGCGCTGGTGCGTGCCGGTGAGCGATGAATTCAATGCCCGGTTTTCGGCACGGGCGCGGCGTTACCGCTATCGTCTGCTCAACCATCAGGTACGGCCGGCGCTGGGCAGGCAATACCTGGCCTGGGAGCGCCGCAGGCTGGATGCCGATGCGATGCATCGCGCGGCGCAAAGCCTGCTGGGCGAGCAGGATTTCACGACCTTCCGCACCGTGCATTGCCAGGCCTCGCATCCGCGACGGCACCTGCAGTTCATCGAAGTCGTACGGGAAGGCGATATCGTCACGGTGACCGTGCAGGCCAATGCGTTCCTGCATCACATGGTCCGCAATATCGTGGGTTCGTTGCTGATGATCGGCGCCGGCGAACGGCCCGAAACGTGGATGACCGAATTGCTGGCGGCGCGCGATCGCAGCGTCGCGGGGCCGACGGCCTTTGCGCAGGGATTGGTGTTGATCGGTCCGCGTTATCCCCGCGAATGGCCGTTGCCCGAAGAAGTGCTGCTCGATGCATGA
- a CDS encoding redoxin domain-containing protein: MFDSVFVPLDSTLLSLLVVALAVLVAINLFLSLRLTTLVGALAHARLPDTVPIGVALPDFRARMLDDGRRVDADTLLAEQATVLVFLSPGCKSCLERLPELRRMQPLMEETGVALWVISSGRERRLRAYFESTGLLSRALRVSDSDMRMLNPKYSAPFYIFVDATRVVQASDLIGDANWLSFRDQIGDAESIDADVTGTNLSAT; this comes from the coding sequence ATGTTCGACAGCGTCTTCGTTCCGCTCGATTCCACCTTGCTCAGCTTGCTGGTGGTCGCATTGGCCGTGCTGGTCGCGATCAACTTGTTCCTTAGCCTGCGCCTGACTACGCTGGTCGGCGCACTGGCTCATGCGCGATTGCCGGACACCGTGCCGATCGGTGTCGCCTTGCCGGACTTTCGGGCGCGGATGCTCGATGATGGCCGCCGTGTCGATGCGGATACTTTGCTGGCCGAACAGGCGACGGTACTGGTGTTTCTGAGCCCCGGCTGCAAATCGTGCCTGGAGCGTTTGCCGGAACTGCGGCGCATGCAGCCGCTGATGGAAGAGACTGGCGTGGCTCTGTGGGTGATCAGTAGTGGCCGCGAGCGACGTCTGCGCGCTTATTTCGAATCCACCGGCTTGCTATCGCGGGCGCTGCGCGTGAGCGACAGTGACATGCGCATGCTCAACCCGAAATACTCGGCACCGTTCTATATCTTCGTCGATGCGACGCGGGTCGTGCAGGCCAGCGACCTGATCGGCGATGCGAACTGGTTGAGTTTCCGTGACCAGATCGGCGATGCGGAATCGATTGATGCGGATGTTACCGGTACGAATTTATCGGCGACTTGA
- a CDS encoding ferrous iron transporter B, whose protein sequence is MARVSGLALGTSVIKHLRITVSVLLAVAALLSPLSAWALGLGQINVISQRDQPLLAEIPIISTDTSELEALHARLASPETFARIGLSPPQGIVSDLQFSVALDARGRPVIRVTSAVPVQQSLLTFLVEVDWGKGRLVREYSALLETPQTAAAPAQPPIQEATVDPGNAVVRLPDPPPAPANPLEAATPTAVPLPPTPTGQQTASAPSDVLSSPVPMPIPLPAEPDEVATAAPIEVVAGGDTRAVRAGETLGGIAAGLGRGHSLDQTILALLRANPEAFIDGNANRLKAGAVLRIPDDASIAQYTPDEAAVVVREQAAQWRGTGRALPQPPAVVGAPTSDPVPVATAATPRPPRAARPTAQARLEIVPPSASDARRAGTRSGVSAGGEGEMLRQQELQQTKETLVARDAEVQELKARVAELEQLKQQQDQLVALKDSELAAAQQRLATTQAADAGTPVNFGPWLGVGAGLLVIGLLAGWWLRRRQAVADGIGLDRQRVAPAMPESADADLEAQGAFAEDEIPPQPEPLPVEPAWNRLAKPVEPEIETPAPPTRGVPTWHSGDFEVGPLNPAPPGQGRLDLACAYLEMGDRDTARSLLQEVATRGDNIDVRRQAEQLLRELG, encoded by the coding sequence ATGGCTAGAGTCTCGGGGTTGGCTCTGGGGACAAGCGTGATCAAACACTTGCGCATCACAGTTAGTGTGCTACTGGCAGTGGCGGCCTTGTTGTCGCCGCTGTCGGCGTGGGCGCTCGGGCTGGGCCAGATCAATGTGATCTCGCAGCGCGACCAGCCGCTGTTGGCCGAAATCCCGATCATTTCCACGGATACCTCCGAGCTGGAGGCCCTTCATGCGCGTTTGGCTTCGCCGGAAACCTTCGCCCGGATCGGCCTGTCGCCGCCGCAGGGCATCGTCTCGGATCTGCAGTTCTCGGTCGCCCTGGACGCCCGTGGTCGTCCGGTGATCCGGGTGACCAGCGCCGTACCGGTGCAACAGTCGCTGTTGACCTTCCTCGTCGAGGTCGATTGGGGCAAAGGCCGTCTGGTGCGCGAATACTCCGCGCTGCTGGAGACCCCACAGACCGCCGCCGCACCTGCGCAGCCGCCGATCCAGGAAGCGACGGTCGATCCGGGCAATGCCGTCGTCCGACTCCCGGACCCGCCGCCAGCGCCCGCCAACCCCCTGGAAGCCGCCACGCCGACCGCTGTGCCGCTGCCGCCGACGCCCACCGGGCAGCAGACCGCGTCCGCCCCGAGCGACGTGCTCAGTTCGCCGGTCCCCATGCCGATCCCGCTGCCGGCCGAACCCGACGAAGTGGCGACTGCTGCGCCGATCGAAGTCGTCGCTGGCGGCGATACCCGGGCTGTGCGTGCCGGAGAAACCCTTGGCGGCATCGCCGCGGGTCTGGGGCGCGGCCACAGCCTCGACCAGACCATTCTCGCCTTGCTCCGCGCGAACCCGGAAGCCTTCATCGATGGCAATGCCAACCGGCTGAAGGCCGGCGCGGTGCTGCGCATCCCCGACGACGCCAGCATTGCCCAGTACACGCCCGACGAGGCCGCCGTCGTGGTGCGCGAACAGGCAGCGCAGTGGCGCGGCACCGGCCGTGCGCTGCCGCAGCCACCGGCAGTGGTGGGTGCGCCGACTAGCGATCCGGTGCCGGTCGCGACGGCGGCAACGCCAAGGCCTCCCCGCGCCGCGCGCCCGACCGCGCAGGCACGACTCGAAATTGTTCCGCCGTCGGCCAGCGACGCGCGGCGAGCAGGAACGCGATCCGGCGTCAGCGCCGGCGGTGAGGGCGAGATGTTGCGACAACAGGAACTGCAGCAGACCAAAGAAACATTGGTGGCGCGCGACGCCGAAGTCCAGGAGCTCAAGGCGCGCGTCGCCGAGCTCGAACAGCTGAAACAGCAGCAGGACCAGCTGGTCGCGCTCAAGGACAGCGAACTGGCGGCGGCGCAGCAACGCCTCGCCACGACCCAGGCGGCCGATGCCGGGACACCCGTGAATTTCGGGCCGTGGCTGGGTGTCGGCGCCGGTCTGCTGGTGATCGGTCTTCTGGCCGGATGGTGGTTGCGCCGTCGTCAGGCGGTCGCGGATGGGATCGGGCTGGATCGCCAGCGTGTCGCCCCGGCCATGCCCGAGTCTGCTGATGCCGACCTGGAAGCGCAGGGCGCGTTCGCCGAAGACGAGATCCCGCCGCAACCCGAACCCTTGCCGGTCGAGCCGGCATGGAACCGCCTGGCCAAACCCGTCGAGCCTGAGATCGAGACACCCGCGCCGCCCACGCGTGGCGTGCCGACCTGGCATTCCGGCGATTTCGAAGTCGGCCCGCTCAATCCGGCACCTCCGGGTCAAGGACGCCTCGATCTGGCGTGCGCCTATCTCGAGATGGGCGATCGCGACACCGCACGCAGCCTGCTGCAGGAAGTGGCGACCCGTGGCGACAACATCGATGTGCGCCGTCAAGCCGAGCAACTGTTGCGGGAACTGGGCTGA
- a CDS encoding aspartate-semialdehyde dehydrogenase, with protein MSKQFKVAVVGATGAVGEVMLTVLAERKFPISEIHALASERSAGEYVKFGDDEVMVRDLATFDPAGIDIALFSAGGSISKEYAPKFAAAGVVVIDNSSVFRYDDDVPLVVSEVNPEQIRNRPRGIIANPNCSTMQLMVALAPIHRKVGIERINIATYQSVSGTGRRALEELGKQTAALLNFQSAEPEVYPVQIAFNVIPHGGDFLDNGYTSEEMKLVWETRKILADDNIQINPTVVRVPVFYGHSEAVHIETRDKITAAEARALLEQAPGVEVVDERQAGGYPTPVTHASGRDPAFVGRIREDISHPRGLDLWVVSDNIRKGAALNAVQIAELVAAEG; from the coding sequence ATGAGCAAGCAATTCAAGGTGGCGGTGGTCGGCGCGACGGGCGCCGTGGGCGAGGTGATGCTGACGGTGCTGGCCGAGCGCAAATTCCCGATCAGCGAGATCCATGCGTTGGCGAGCGAACGCTCGGCCGGCGAGTACGTGAAGTTCGGCGACGACGAAGTGATGGTGCGCGACCTCGCGACCTTCGATCCGGCCGGCATCGACATCGCGCTGTTTTCGGCCGGTGGCTCGATTTCGAAGGAATACGCGCCGAAATTCGCGGCTGCCGGCGTGGTGGTGATCGACAACTCCTCGGTCTTCCGCTACGACGACGACGTGCCGCTGGTGGTCAGCGAAGTCAATCCCGAGCAGATCCGCAACCGCCCGCGCGGCATCATCGCCAATCCGAACTGCTCGACCATGCAATTGATGGTCGCGCTGGCGCCGATCCATCGCAAAGTCGGGATCGAACGCATCAACATCGCGACCTACCAATCGGTCTCCGGTACCGGCCGGCGCGCGCTGGAGGAATTGGGCAAGCAGACCGCCGCGCTGTTGAACTTCCAGAGCGCCGAACCCGAGGTCTACCCGGTGCAGATCGCGTTCAATGTGATCCCGCATGGCGGCGATTTCCTCGACAACGGCTACACCAGCGAAGAAATGAAGCTGGTGTGGGAGACCCGCAAGATCCTCGCCGACGACAACATCCAGATCAATCCGACCGTGGTCCGGGTGCCGGTGTTCTACGGCCACTCCGAGGCGGTGCATATCGAAACCCGCGACAAGATCACCGCCGCCGAGGCCCGCGCGCTGCTGGAGCAGGCGCCGGGAGTGGAAGTCGTCGATGAACGCCAGGCCGGCGGTTATCCGACGCCGGTCACCCATGCGTCGGGTCGCGACCCGGCCTTCGTCGGCCGCATCCGCGAGGACATCTCGCACCCGCGCGGGCTCGATCTGTGGGTCGTCTCGGACAATATCCGCAAGGGCGCGGCGCTGAATGCGGTGCAGATCGCCGAACTGGTCGCGGCCGAAGGCTGA
- the prmB gene encoding 50S ribosomal protein L3 N(5)-glutamine methyltransferase: MTDELQTIIDLIRYGASRFNAAGLTFGHSYDNALDEATQLTLHALHLPHDLPPVYGQSRVTLAEKEDVLKLFLRRIEERIPAAYLTGEAWFASLSFKTDARALVPRSPIAELIESGFEPWLGGREVRRALDLCTGSGCIAIAMGHHNPDWQVDGIDISDDALALASENKARLHAENVRFLTSDLFAGLQGEHYDLIVTNPPYVTNAETDALPKEYSFEPELGLRAGDDGLDLALRILRDAPLHLTEDGVLICEVGESERALGRLLPELPLAWVEFKVGQMGVFVAECRDLVTYHARIRQLADARDPALRTPPAPASAGLF, from the coding sequence ATGACCGACGAGCTGCAGACGATCATCGACCTGATCCGGTATGGCGCCAGCCGTTTCAACGCGGCCGGACTGACCTTCGGCCACAGCTACGACAACGCGCTCGACGAGGCCACCCAGCTCACCCTGCACGCCCTGCACCTGCCGCACGACCTGCCGCCGGTCTACGGCCAGTCGCGGGTCACGCTGGCCGAGAAGGAAGATGTGCTGAAACTGTTCCTGCGCCGCATCGAGGAACGCATTCCCGCCGCCTATCTCACCGGCGAGGCCTGGTTCGCCAGCCTCAGCTTCAAGACCGACGCCCGTGCGCTGGTGCCGCGTTCGCCGATCGCCGAACTCATCGAGTCGGGCTTCGAGCCCTGGCTGGGCGGCAGGGAGGTTCGCCGCGCGCTGGATCTGTGCACCGGTTCCGGCTGCATCGCCATCGCCATGGGCCACCACAATCCGGATTGGCAGGTCGACGGCATCGACATCAGCGACGACGCCCTCGCGCTGGCATCGGAAAACAAGGCGCGCCTGCACGCCGAAAACGTCCGTTTCCTGACCTCTGACCTGTTCGCTGGTCTGCAGGGCGAACATTACGATCTGATCGTCACCAATCCGCCCTACGTCACCAACGCCGAAACCGACGCGCTGCCGAAGGAGTATTCCTTCGAGCCCGAGCTGGGCCTGCGCGCGGGCGACGACGGCCTCGATCTGGCCCTGCGCATCCTCCGCGATGCGCCGCTGCATCTCACAGAAGACGGCGTGCTGATCTGCGAAGTCGGCGAGTCCGAGCGCGCACTCGGTCGCCTGCTGCCGGAACTGCCGCTGGCCTGGGTCGAGTTCAAGGTCGGGCAGATGGGCGTGTTCGTCGCCGAGTGTCGCGATCTGGTCACGTATCACGCGCGCATCCGTCAGCTGGCCGATGCGCGCGATCCCGCGCTGCGTACGCCTCCGGCACCGGCATCCGCCGGTTTGTTCTGA